The Aedes albopictus strain Foshan chromosome 2, AalbF5, whole genome shotgun sequence region CTGCACTTACAGGGCTTATCCTTCATCAGATGCCGCTGCCGATGCTGATCCATGCTGTCGAAGTCCCGATAGCGCTTGCCGCAGATATCGCATCTGTGTGGTGTTGGGCCGGAGTGGATCTTCTCGTTGTGTTGAGTGAGTCCTCCTTTGGACTTGAAGGCCTTTCCACACTGCTCGCAGTTCCATTGGCTGGTGAAACGCTTCAGCTTTGAGGACCGAGGTTTTTTCACTGGCTGCGACGACAGATTGAGCTCGTCGGCGTAGCCCAACAGTTTTACTCCAACCTTCAAATCGGTGTTTTCCACGTTCCACATCTGCATTGGTTGATCAGTAAGTGCTGGCAGCAAATGCTCCTGGGTTGGGATGTGCGGCTTCGAATCTCCCCACAAGTCAGGGAAATAACCGAAGCTTTGCGGTTCGTCTTCGCATTGCTTAAGGGTTGATGTCAGCTCCTCTGATGATAGGTTTTCTAGCGGCAGTGTCGCTTTAAGCTCGGATAGAACGGCAGCTTCGatggcagaaggaatttcttcgaagggaCGGAAAACGGAACCCCAGACGAAATCCATAGTGTAGTATGAAATAAATATTAGTACTCGACTTCTAAAAACTCACTTGAATATCGAATGAGCATCCTACAGGGGTTTATATAGTCATCTAGGTAAATCTAGGTTAATATTATCTAGGTACATTTTATCGACATTTGCCAGTAGAAATAAAGCTATTCCATACCTAAAGTGGCAATAGGTAGAAACATCGAAAAATATCGCATCGTGATCTCGATGTGAAGGAAATTTACTACCTAAGGCAATGCAACAGAACTTTTCACGTCACCTACAATAGTTCCTTACAGCGTTAATTTGGTTCccactgattccttttcgatccttgccaaGACCTGTACCTTCGATTTTTCCTTGGAGCCGTTTGCGGGGTTCCGCATGGTATTCATCTTGGACCGCTTATTTTGTCCTTTTTATCTAACATTGAACATGTGTCGAAACGGTATGCAGTTGAATGCCAATACTTGGGTTTAAAGCGATCTTGTTCAATCGTTGCCGATCTACTGTAAGATTTGAGTACAGCTTAGTGAGCAAACCTCTGGAGCGAGTTTCGTCGATCAGGGATGTTGGTGTGATCCTGGATTCTAAACTCCGCTTGttgccttaaggacaaacgtcttgaaatcccgcttcaacagtacatcagaatttcaaaagcaaacttcaaacaacaatgcattttattattctgttcttgttcacttgtagCAAGCTTTAAattagaagatcaggtgcgctggttttgttgacGCAGAGATGTGTGCGCTCGaattcgtgagtaggtgccaaagttggccattttgggattctaacaagtctcttAACTACTGCCAAAGCCAATACTATGCTCGGTTTCCTGCGGCGCAATACtcaggacactctcgagtcccttcgaatctcgcagaaggttacggcaaggtgatggtctttcgtgcttgctttaGAAGGTGTAAGGAGAGCGgcaataaacacgagtggaacgattctcACGAAGTTCGCTCAATTGCTTGGTTTCgcggatgatattgatattatagctcggaaATTGGAGACGGCGGAAACGTACatacgactaaagagtgaagccaggcgaatcggattagtcattaatgtgtcgaagacaaagtacatgatggtaaaggactccagggaggaatcaccgcgcccgcctccccgaatttatatcgacggtgatgaaatcgaggcggttgaagaattcgtgtacttgggctcactggtgaccaccgacaacgataccagcagagaaattcagaggcgcattgtggcaggaaatcgtgcatactttggactccgcagaactctacgatcgaataaagttcgccgtaacacgaagttaactatcttcaaaacgctgattagaccgttcGTCCTCtgcgggcacgaaacatggacgctacgtgcagaggactaacgcgcccttggagttttcgaacgaaggtgttgcgtaccatctacggcggagtgcagatggaagacgggacttggagaaggcgaatgaaccacgagctgcatcagctgctgagagaaccaaccatcgtctacaccgcgaaaatcgggaggctacggtgggcgggtcacgtcatcaggatgtcggatagcaacccgactaaaatggcactcgagagtcatccgactagtacaagacgacgtggagcgcagcgaactaggtgggtcgaccaagtggaggacgatctgcggaccctacgcagagtgcggaactggagacaaacagccatggaccgagtggaatggaggcggctactatgtacagcagaggccaccccggccttagcctgatcggtaagtaaggtaaggAGGTCGACCCACCAAaacctcattctctctcttccttcccTTCGCAGTACGTTAGGGATGACTTGAGAATGGGGGCGGGACCATACATGAgtgagtactctctattggtaagcgttccacccgCTACCGCCTTGAGTAgtcctctctcccctggaagaTTGGGACATAGGTAATTCTATAGACTCCCCTTTGGACTCTTGcagatatcttcttcttcttcttcttcttggcgttgcgtcctcattgggacaaagcctgcttctcagcttagtgttctatgagcacttccacagttattaactgagagcttcctctgccaatgaccattttgcatgcgtatatcgtgtggcaggcacgaagatactctatgcccaaggaagtcaaggaaatttcctttacgaaaagatcctggatcgaccgggaatcgaacccgtcaccctcagcatggtcatgctgaatacccgtgcgtttactgcctcggctatatgggccctatatatcCAGAGAAAAATCCAGGGGGCATTTTAGCTAGTTTCCAATGGATTTCATGAAGAgaattacaggaattcctggagcagtttgtgaagaaatacataaaagaagaatttgaagaatttgtgaatttgTAGTTTTCTcacaaaatccttggagaaatctctgaaggaattccgcatttcaagccttactttaccaaaccccgtatctaacaaaattcacgaacggggaaaatcgaaggggatgttcgctgttcccatagcaactcatacattgagcatttcagaaacgtgaaaatccgggtatttttttcacaaatcatcctcaaaggtgagtgatacaagtagtctttaacgaaattcagcgcctcatatgataatctcttttttttttgtgtacatatgttacatacagtGTTTGGTAGAGTTAGGCttgatttatgattttctggaggaatttatgagaaaattcatTAGGGGTTTTCAAGAATCTAGTAGAGAGAGCAGAgaatctagcagaaatttattgagCCATCTCTAGAGGACATGGgacaatttctgaaggcatcaatGCAAGATTTTCCAGGCGGTGTAAGAGATTTCTTCTTTGTACAGGAAATTATAGTAGGCTTTTGGAAGTAAACTTtggtcgaatttctaaagaaaactttagaagattttctaaaagaaacaaatttatgaaagaatttttgaaagaattctcacaaggcatttcttaacaaattcttggaggcgcttctaaaggaatctcagcaggagtttctgtaggaatccatggaagaattattgagaaaatttaaTTAAGGGTTTGAAGTAAACCTTGATgatatttttgcaagaatctctttaaaaattttggaactcctcctggaggaatttcagaaggaatgttcaagaggaatctccagaagaatttttgatttgatatttttaagaattcccgaaggagtttctatgaaagtttcttaagaagtttttcaaagaaatcctgaaagaatttttggaaagttCTGAAAGACTTTTCGGAAAAAAGCagcaaaaaaattaaatatttacctgataaaaaaaatctggaattgtttcgaggaaataaaaaaaaactcattgatAGTTTTTCAAGTGAAAACGACTTGGATAATTTCTCCTACATCTAcgagcagggtacgaaaaacggatcacgccgaaaaacaaacgctttgtcctaagcggtgcatgttggtaacaaaggcgctccgcaacaaacgcatgtcaggcgatgagagcaataaaacaaacatcgtttgccgtgcgtgtgctgatattccggcttttctgctgaaattttcgacccacattatcgaattcataagcatttggacaaaatatgactcttgcaaacctcagagttgagtttcagttgtaaaactatgcgaaaatcacgatctgaatagaacgagacaaatattcctaccgtttttgttgtaaaCAAACTCGGGAACGagtttgtcattatctgctaacgaaaaaacaaagcgttgttgccgtgccttctttgttgcctatttttcgcttgcggtggcatattctgcgtacactgtctACGAGAGATTTATTCCAAATAAACATTTACTGGACATATCAATAAGATCATCGGAATATTTTCCATTCAAAATACTTTTAGTGGACATTGCAACATATATCAAAGAATTCGAAGAAACTCTCAGAAGTAATATCCAGACTTTACCCAGTAAGAATATTTTGAAAGTTTCAAAAAGAAGCTTCAactagaatttcgaaagcatattgATATTGCTCCTCTctgggtaaagtctctctaaataaaaaaaaaatgatgttgctTTGCACATAAAAAAACTCAAATTGTTtttgccttaggccttttcggcgcccctctgaagctggcgcccttggcgggggccaaccgcacgctacggctctgtgtgCATATGTAGCGTTCAATATACATATTGATAGATAAATGAAGATAACCAAAGTAGACGAAAACTCATGTATGCAACTAGAAAGGACCCTCGAAAGAATAACACGTGAGATTCATgctacaaaatcatcaagttttatttacaaaaaaatacaaGCTTCAAAACTAGCCCGTTACTCCAGCTTCAAACTTTAGGCTTCTTCACGGTTCCGTTCTCATGGCTCCACTTGTGTTTCGTTAAATGGTCAGCCCGGTCGAACGCCTTTCCACAAATGTCGCACCGATGTGGACTGACGCCGTGATGAAGCCCCATATGTCGCCGGAGATCCGATTCTCGGATGAACTGCTTCGGGCACTCGCTGCACTTACAGGGCTTATCCTTCATCAGATGCCGCTGCCGATGCTGATCCATGCTGTCGAAGTCCCGATAGCGCTTGCCGCAGATATCGCCCGGAGTGGATCTTCTCATTGTGCTGAGTAAGGCCTCCTTTGGACTTGAAGGCCTTTCCACACTGCTCGCAGTTCCATTGGCTGGTGAAACGCTTCAGCTTTGAGGACCGAGGGTTTTTCACTGGCTGCGACGACAGGTTGAGCTCGTCGGCGTAGCCCAACAGCTTTACTCCAACCTTCAAATCGGTGTTTTCCACGTTCCACATCTGCATTGGTTGATCAGTAAGTGCTGGCAGCAAATGCTCCTGGGTTGGGATGTGCGGCTTCGAATCTCCCCACAAGTCAGGGAAATAACCGAAGCTTTGCGGTTCGTCTTCGCATTGCTTAAGGGTTGATGTCAGCTCCTCTGATGATAGGTTTTCTAGCGGCAGTGTCGCTTTAAGCTCGGATAGAACGGCAGCTTCGATGGCGGAAGGAATTTCTTCGACGGGGTCTATGGGACGGAAAACGTAACCCCAGTCGAAATCCATATTGTAGTCGAAATCCATTGTGTAGTATGAACTAAATATTAGTACTCGACTTCTAAAAATTCACTTGAATATCGAATGAGCATCCTACAGGGGTTTATATAGTCATCTAGGTAAATCTAGGTTAAAATTATCTaggtaaattttattgaaaatgtttgtAGAAAACCCTACCAGCGACCGATTTGCCAGTAGAAATAAATCTATTCCATACCTAATGTGGCAATAGGTAGAAACATTGAGAAATATTGAATGGTTTAAACAGTTCGCATCGTTGTGCTGTGTGGACGTGATCTCGATGTGAAGGAAGTTTACTACCTAAGACAATGCAACAGTACTTCTCACGACCCCAACAATAGTTCTTTTCAGCGTTAATTTTGTTcatactgattccttttcgatcctttgATCCTGGACCCGTACCTTCGATTATTCCTTGGAGCCGTTTGCGGGGTTCCGCATGGCAATCATCTTGGATCGCTTATTTTCGTCCTTTTCATCCGACATTGAACGTGTGTCGAAATGGTATACAGTTGAATACCAATACTTAGGTTTAAAGTGATCTTGTTCAATCGTCACCGGTCTACTGTTAGATTAGattcagtggcgtagctaggaatttaggGGCCCGGTGCAGATCCAAATTTGTGGCCCTCCCATGAAAATTTCAGatttacatattttacaatgataaatttaTCATTCTAACTCTCAAATGAGCacgccgttgtattttgtacaaaacgttgaaaaaaaaatctcaacttttgtactcagcattagcgatAATTTCTCTTCAAGAATCGTTGAAGTGGTTCATGCAAGGGTGTCATTCAGTACTTCTTTaaacactccttcaggaattctaatagtcttgtctccgaggatgttttcaaaagtacttcagagtacttcaaaagattcttgcaaaaccTTCAACGAGTATTTCTcgataggggtgatacacaaattatgtcacgcaaaaatcgacgttttctaaccccccgtcccccctatgtcacactttttgtataggacctcaatattttttacaAGGGCcgtcacgctctgcaaaacccccctcccccttaaagcgtgacgttatTTGTGTACGGCCCAAAACAATTGTTCAATATGTCCACCAAGGATTCCAacaataatatctctgaggatttatcTATAAGatcaaagaattctaaagaaattctgtaaaaaaatcactacaaaaatttctccaatgattaggCATTTTCAATTCCTCTTTcacatgatacatattgcccattttactggcattttaccaggtttgctggtatgtctgaaacatactggaaaaacttgtagttagaaggcacgaaatgttgctaattggcaaactgagagatgaaatttgtgaaaaaaatcgcgttctggtgggattcgaacccacaactccgtattccggcgctttaaccaactaagccacagagcaGGTAATGggtctgcggaatagaaagccaaagagtgttcacggtgcggcttcggagtcagtttggctttctattccgcagaaccattacctgttctgtggcttagttggttaaagcgccggtctagcgaatacgaagtcgtgggttcgaatctcaccagaacgcgattttttttcacaaatttcatctctcaatttgccaattagcaacatttcgtgccttctaatttcaAGTTTTCCAGTAtcctctttcacaattcgttcatgaatccttggagaatttataTTCCAGTAAAGACAGaatctttttctccaaggattttttaagctacgttacaaagattttttcagaaatttctcaaagttttccttcgGGTCAAGGGTGAATATattcatccccaaaggatttctgcaCAAATTCGCTCAGGGGGTGTTAAAAAAAACTCTcccaaggcttccagcagaaatttctccgcGAAAATCTATGAGAAttctttgaaattatttttttgatttgcatCAACGAATTTGAGAAGAATTCTTAGGGTTTTATgtcattgatttctttgaaaaataatataGGCATTTCatgtttagaaaaaaatcatacaaAGAGAAAGTAAATAAAATAGGCAGATGTGCAGTAGatcttttcataaaaaaaaacataattcctAGAATTCAACCAGTCACCCCCACTTCTGAATTATAATGCTAAAACAAACTTCTGgttaaattttcagctaaattggtgaagatttcgaggtgcctcaagtcagaAATGtgattttgatcattttttaaaaaatgcccataagaagccatataaaatatcgcggCCGCCAGCAAATGAAAGATTTATCTATTCCTTACagcttttgtgaacattatgtactggtcggagaatgttttgatcatatttattcgattttcagtcatgcacgtaccctaaaaagttacatttttcaacagttttagtTCCACGAAATTCAAACTCACAACTTTTCCTTTCCTTTCAAAATGTTCCAAACATTTTGAATATGGGAATTCTTAAGAGCACATCTCTATATCTTGTTCTAATAAATATCATCAAATAATAAAATACTATTTTAGACGTATGTTGTTTGTCTTTTTTTAGAATCGTTTCGCCATCGACGGGGTTTTGCACCATTTTTAATGGAATATTTCTCCACCCATCCTTAACAGCTACCTACTTCAAGCTCCGGAACTGATCCGAACTGCCGTCTTCTGCTGTAAACTCGTCTTGCAAGGATCCTCCAAAGATTCGCGATGGGGTTTAGGCCCGGGCTGCGTGCTTGTCAATCCGTTAATAGGATGTCTCGTTCCGAAAACAATTTTTTGGAGGCCTTACAGGCTTTTATCGAGATATTAAGTGACCGCGGGAAGAATATCCTGGTAGCGTTAGTGTCGTGACGTTGGTCTACTGAGTTGGATTCGAGCCCCCAATTGGAAAGGGGTCTCCGGCAAGTTCAGGGCAGGTTGAGGTCCATGTCAATACGTCCTTTTGTGTGCTAAAAAAACCTTACTCACGAGAATGGCAAATTGTgtacgcggtatcagttcttgacacttgctgtgcagttgggagcacgcgtggtgtcgaccctgcctgccCTCCGTGGACATAGGGAGTGGTTGTTGGACATATTATCATTTGATGTTGTATGcagaatacttaaaaaaaaagtttttcgctCAAATTCATATAAAgaggcatttttttttaactgttaTCGCACGATATCACTAGATTCTTcattttcagagaaaatattatttggaagttcatttttaaaaattgtagCATTTTATCTGCATTTACCGCATGACTCGAACTCCTGCCccgctatgtgtaaaatacgatttccaaaataATAGTGCAAAAGTTATACGTACcaagcaattggcttctttaacggtgttgagataattcgatattctaaatctacatgtcaaactgagccaaaatccaaattttcatgaattttggagtccgggaacctacttaaaaatcaatttgaagtttgtatgggagcgatttgtcgaatcacccctcgtcgcagtttgtactgggcggagctgtcaaacagttgcccagctgtcaaaaagtgatttcaaaaaattcctttgaaattggtTTAAGGTACCAAAACAGGGCtgcaaacggtgagtcgataaggagagcgtccaacatagctctggtcctcacaagttcctacctcatgcttccacgggtcaaacgatgacaaagaccgccagctaagagttgtgtgcttagctggtagtgcagcctgggcactgttgtccttctgacttcagctagattgaggaggtacgatccgagcgtctgttcaccaaggaggtgcgactcaaacagcgtctgttctggcatccagcggctgagtatgaaatgctgtattgcgtcagctatatctAAGagggcagccccttcaacgcaatgtaggcagcgcggccccggtaaggtagcctgctgaaaaccttcaaacacccagaaaagcaatagtagagtaaacggattgattcaacggcaacagacccggcaacgaataaaggataacgattggaaagtcggatcttggaacgtgagaactttgaatgaacccgcacgtgttgggctcctggctcgtgaactgcggaatgtcggcgttaatgtggccgctatccaggagatacactggcccaaaactggagaatgcgaattccgagcggtggatcccatcgccaactgttcattcaagtaccacatctactacagcggcggcgatagggcagaacgcggagttggttttatagtgatcgggaagcagatgaagcgagttattcggtggaagccgataagcgaccgaatctgtgtgttgaggatgaagggcaagttcttcaactacagcctgatcagcatctatgcgccaacgaacgacaaacccgatgacatgaaggatgagttctatgagagccttgataaggcctacggagagtgcccaaaacaagatgtcaaaatagtcatcggagatgcaaatgcgcagatcggcagagaaagtttctttcggcctgtcattggaacggaaagccttcattctgttaccaacgataatggtctgcgccttgtgacattcgctgctgctagagggatggcaatcagcagtacctacttcgcacgtaagaatatccgaaaacacacctggcgacacccgagtggtggcacttgctcccagatagaccacgtgctggtcgacgggcgacatttctcggacgtcatagatgtgaggtcctacagaggcccgaacatcgactcggatcattatcttgtagccgctaaaattcgggcgcgattatccagcgtcacgagttcaagaaacaacaggacgatgcgtttcaatatccagcgcttgtcagccgaaggggttgctgcacagtaccatcagaagctagacgagcggataggagagaccaacggatctggagatgtcaacagcttgtgggaaagtatccacgaagcagtgacaacaacagcgcaagaggtgattggtaccgctcagcgacgccaacgtaatggttggtttgacgaggactgccaacgagcgacgaacgaaaagaatgccgccagaagtcgaatgctagtggccggtacccggcagaacagagagcggtacagggttgcaagagcagaagagaaacgaatccaccgcaggaaaaaacggcaacacgaagagagtgttattgctaagcgcaggaaagtatggacaggaacgatatgcggagattttatgcaactgtcaatggcgcgcggcacaagactgcgccagtgcccgccatgtgcaatgaccgggaaggaaatttgctgacagacaaaacaatggtggcagccaggtggaaggagcacttcgaagatttgttgaacggtagcagcgaaggagcacccaggaacaggattaacataatggatgacagtcaagcagtggaaccaccaacactggatgaggttttaaaggcccttaaggagctgaaaaacagcaaggctgctgggaaggacgagatcccggtcgaacttcttaagcacggaagcgagcagctacatcaatcaatccatcagattattataaagatttgggaggatgaagaattgcccactagttggttggatggcctcatat contains the following coding sequences:
- the LOC134288783 gene encoding zinc finger protein 184-like gives rise to the protein MDFVWGSVFRPFEEIPSAIEAAVLSELKATLPLENLSSEELTSTLKQCEDEPQSFGYFPDLWGDSKPHIPTQEHLLPALTDQPMQMWNVENTDLKVGVKLLGYADELNLSSQPVKKPRSSKLKRFTSQWNCEQCGKAFKSKGGLTQHNEKIHSGPTPHRCDICGKRYRDFDSMDQHRQRHLMKDKPCKCSECPKQFIRESDLRRHMGLHHGVSPHRCDICGKAFDRADHLTKHKWSHENGTVKKPKV